From one Culex quinquefasciatus strain JHB chromosome 3, VPISU_Cqui_1.0_pri_paternal, whole genome shotgun sequence genomic stretch:
- the LOC6054341 gene encoding protein kinase C isoform X2, with protein MATFLRQPTFCSHCREFIWGLGKQGYQCQVCTCVVHKRCHSSVVTKCPKKKDEQTRPTPQDAAQRFNVNIPHRFSVHSFKRLTFCDHCGSLLYGIIRQGLKCEVCSMNIHRRCEGNVANNCGINTKQLAELLNEMGITMDKTPPRRSKYLNQAPSDNSSMSERSEDSSLDSFSTSKSSLDTDLSQQGSVMSQRAGATSSKQGGASTSQEEDGSNRSASGGSSIGKTCLTDFNFIKVLGKGSFGKVMLAERKGTEEVYAIKVLKKDVILQDDDVDCTMTEKRILALAAKHPFLTALHSCFQTPDRLFFVMEYVNGGDLMFQIQRARKFDEPRAAFYAAEVTLALQFLHRNGVIYRDLKLDNILLDAEGHCKLADFGMCKEGIIGDNLTSTFCGTPDYIAPEILQELDYGPSVDWWALGVLMYEMMAGQPPFEADNEDDLFEAILRDDVLYPVWLSREAVSILKGFMTKNAAKRLGCTDGENQIRTHPFFKDMDWDALEQRKVRPPFRPRVRSARDALNFDTEFTKEDPVLTPVPNDIIRCINQEEFGGFSFVNHEFGPERKIVC; from the exons GGGTTTAGGCAAGCAAGGATACCAATGCCAAG TGTGTACATGTGTGGTTCACAAACGGTGCCATAGTTCAGTCGTCACCAAATGTCCAAAGAAGAAAGATGAG CAAACCAGACCGACCCCGCAGGACGCGGCCCAGCGCTTCAATGTAAATATACCACACAGGTTTTCAGTGCACTCGTTCAAACGGCTGACGTTCTGCGACCACTGCGGCTCGCTACTGTACGGCATCATCCGGCAAGGTCTCAAGTGCGAGGTGTGCAGCATGAACATCCACCGGCGCTGCGAGGGCAACGTGGCCAACAACTGCGGCATCAACACGAAACAGCTGGCCGAGTTGCTCAACGAGATGGGGATCACCATGGACAAGACACCACCTCGTAGATCTAAG TATTTAAACCAAGCGCCTAGCGACAACTCATCCATGTCGGAGCGCAGCGAGGACAGTTCGCTGGACTCCTTCTCGACCTCGAAGAGCAGCCTGGACACGGACCTGTCCCAGCAGGGCTCGGTAATGTCCCAGCGGGCCGGGGCGACCTCGTCGAAGCAGGGCGGCGCATCCACATCTCAGGAGGAGGACGGCAGCAATCGTTCGGCCAGCGGCGGCTCGTCCATCGGCAAGACGTGCCTGACCGACTTCAACTTCATCAAGGTGCTCGGCAAGGGCTCCTTCGGCAAGGTCATGCTGGCCGAGCGAAAGGGCACCGAAGAGGTGTACGCCATCAAGGTGCTGAAAAAGGACGTGATCCTGCAGGACGACGACGTGGACTGCACGATGACCGAGAAGCGAATCCTGGCGCTGGCAGCCAAGCATCCGTTCTTGACCGCGCTGCATTCCTGCTTCCAGACGCCGGACCGGCTGTTCTTCGTGATGGAGTACGTCAACGGGGGCGATCTCATGTTCCAGATCCAGCGGGCACGGAAGTTTGACGAACCGCGGGCGGCATTCTACGCCGCCGAGGTGACGCTCGCGCTACAGTTTCTACACCGTAACGGTGTAATCTACCGCGATCTAAAGCTGGACAACATCCTGCTGGACGCGGAAGGCCACTGCAAGCTGGCCGATTTCGGCATGTGCAAG GAGGGCATCATCGGGGATAATCTGACGTCGACGTTCTGCGGCACGCCGGACTACATTGCGCCGGAAATTTTACAGGAGCTGGACTACGGACCCTCGGTCGACTGGTGGGCGCTGGGCGTGCTGATGTACGAGATGATGGCCGGTCAGCCGCCGTTCGAGGCGGACAACGAGGACGATCTGTTCGAGGCCATCCTGCGGGACGACGTGCTGTACCCGGTTTGGCTGTCCCGGGAGGCCGTGTCGATTTTGAAAG GCTTCATGACGAAGAACGCGGCCAAGCGGCTCGGCTGCACCGACGGCGAGAACCAGATCCGCACCCATCCGTTCTTCAAGGACATGGACTGGGACGCGCTGGAGCAGCGAAAAGTACGACCACCATTCCGACCTCGAGTA CGAAGTGCCCGGGACGCCCTCAACTTTGACACCGAGTTCACGAAGGAGGACCCAGTATTAACGCCGGTGCCGAACGACATCATCCGGTGCATCAACCAGGAGGAGTTTGGCGGGTTCTCGTTCGTCAACCACGAGTTTGGGCCGGAGCGGAAAATTGTTTGTTAA